Proteins from a genomic interval of Treponema succinifaciens DSM 2489:
- a CDS encoding PBECR4 domain-containing protein has protein sequence MPLSYYCELKDIADAFEKLLDIEYIYTLKSKSSETGIKEFRLRFLREHLYHLSGLHHFEDIIKLKLFREHKRSGKDFFYDLKLGYITTVDIKDSKEYTLEKQKRLYYLLNLERLLDTNKKVYSFDGIIHGKGKNKESKIKAELILKNIENISDNVFVFLNKGSCENIYSIISIVCSEIDYSRGQHEECMLIKKKFLKKNFVETLFIHPSYFRNHLELVKNEQEYISRTSELQAILKNKLL, from the coding sequence ATGCCACTTTCTTATTATTGCGAACTTAAAGATATTGCAGATGCTTTCGAAAAACTCCTTGATATTGAGTATATTTATACTTTAAAAAGTAAATCATCTGAGACAGGTATAAAAGAGTTTCGTCTTAGATTTCTGAGAGAGCATTTGTATCATTTATCAGGTCTTCATCATTTTGAAGATATAATAAAGTTAAAGCTCTTTAGAGAACACAAACGTAGCGGTAAAGATTTTTTCTATGATTTAAAACTAGGATATATAACAACAGTAGATATAAAAGATTCAAAAGAATATACGCTTGAAAAGCAAAAAAGATTGTATTATCTATTGAATCTTGAACGCTTGTTAGATACAAATAAAAAAGTTTATAGTTTCGATGGCATTATTCATGGCAAAGGTAAGAATAAAGAGTCCAAAATAAAAGCTGAATTGATTTTAAAAAATATTGAAAATATTTCTGATAATGTATTTGTTTTTCTTAATAAAGGTTCTTGTGAGAATATTTATTCTATAATATCGATTGTTTGTTCTGAGATTGATTATTCGAGAGGACAGCATGAAGAATGTATGTTGATTAAGAAAAAGTTCTTAAAAAAGAATTTTGTAGAAACACTTTTTATACATCCATCGTATTTTAGAAATCATCTTGAACTTGTAAAAAATGAGCAAGAATATATAAGCAGAACATCAGAACTTCAGGCTATTTTGAAAAATAAATTGTTGTAG
- the pta gene encoding phosphate acetyltransferase produces the protein MDFVSQLKEKAKLAGKKIVLCEGEDKRVVEAAAKIVKEGIAKIILIGNAEECAKAAPGVDLSGIELVDPTTSPDTDKYAELLFKTREGKINKKTGQAEYPTVQDAKNYILKDRTMFGALILKAGDADGFVSGACHSTANTLRPGLQVIKTAPGIKTVSSSFIMVAPECGNKYIKEGVALLADCAINIEPSSEELADIAVATADTAKKIAGIEPRVAMLSFSTKGSGNDDKFFKSVPKVQEAVKLAQEKAPDLALDGEFQFDAAVAPEVGELKAPGSKVAGHANVFVFPNINAGNIGYKIAQRMGGWMAIGPVCQGFAKPLNDLSRGCNVDDIVATVAVTALQA, from the coding sequence ATGGATTTTGTTTCACAGTTAAAGGAAAAGGCTAAATTGGCCGGAAAAAAAATCGTTCTTTGCGAAGGCGAAGACAAGCGTGTTGTTGAAGCCGCTGCAAAAATCGTAAAGGAAGGAATTGCAAAAATCATCCTTATTGGAAACGCAGAAGAATGCGCAAAAGCAGCCCCGGGAGTTGACCTTTCAGGAATTGAGCTTGTAGATCCAACGACAAGCCCTGATACAGACAAATACGCGGAACTTTTATTCAAGACACGTGAAGGCAAAATCAACAAAAAAACTGGACAGGCAGAATATCCTACAGTTCAAGATGCAAAAAACTACATTCTTAAAGACCGCACAATGTTCGGAGCTCTTATCCTCAAGGCAGGAGATGCGGACGGATTTGTAAGCGGAGCTTGCCATTCAACAGCAAACACATTGCGCCCGGGACTTCAGGTTATAAAGACCGCGCCTGGAATAAAGACAGTTTCATCAAGCTTTATCATGGTTGCACCTGAATGCGGAAACAAATACATAAAGGAAGGCGTTGCACTTCTTGCTGACTGCGCAATCAACATCGAGCCTTCAAGTGAAGAGCTTGCAGACATCGCAGTTGCAACAGCCGACACTGCAAAGAAAATTGCAGGAATCGAGCCAAGAGTCGCCATGTTAAGCTTCAGCACAAAAGGAAGTGGAAACGATGACAAATTCTTTAAGAGCGTTCCAAAAGTTCAGGAAGCTGTAAAGCTTGCGCAGGAAAAGGCACCGGACTTGGCATTGGACGGAGAATTTCAGTTTGACGCCGCAGTTGCTCCTGAAGTCGGCGAGCTAAAAGCTCCGGGAAGCAAAGTTGCAGGACACGCAAATGTTTTTGTATTCCCAAATATCAATGCAGGAAACATCGGCTACAAGATTGCCCAGAGAATGGGCGGCTGGATGGCAATTGGACCTGTATGCCAAGGATTCGCAAAACCGCTTAATGACCTTAGCCGTGGCTGCAACGTTGACGACATTGTTGCAACAGTAGCAGTTACAGCATTGCAGGCATAA
- a CDS encoding COG2426 family protein, whose protein sequence is MLKNFLWVFFISMVPLIELRGAIPVSQALKLPVISSYVVSIIGNMIPVPFIFLFARKFLEWGQDKRLVGGICRFFLLRGTSAGEKMQAKAGRGLYFALFLFVGIPLPGTGAWTGTLAASLLDLDGKKTSLAVMGGVLLAGVIMLVLTLLGVGAANAVAG, encoded by the coding sequence ATGTTAAAAAATTTTCTTTGGGTGTTTTTTATTTCGATGGTGCCGCTTATTGAACTTAGGGGTGCGATTCCTGTTTCGCAGGCGTTAAAATTGCCGGTGATTTCTTCTTATGTTGTCAGCATAATTGGAAATATGATTCCTGTTCCTTTTATTTTCTTGTTTGCAAGAAAATTTTTGGAGTGGGGACAGGATAAACGTCTTGTGGGCGGAATCTGCCGTTTCTTTTTATTGCGAGGAACTTCTGCCGGTGAAAAAATGCAGGCAAAGGCTGGACGCGGACTTTACTTTGCGCTTTTTCTTTTTGTAGGAATTCCGCTTCCGGGAACTGGTGCTTGGACTGGAACACTTGCAGCTAGCCTTCTGGACTTGGACGGAAAAAAGACATCTCTTGCCGTTATGGGAGGCGTTTTGCTTGCCGGCGTGATTATGCTTGTTTTGACATTGCTGGGAGTCGGAGCTGCAAACGCAGTCGCAGGATAA
- the lysS gene encoding lysine--tRNA ligase: MSERNEKELCHWADQQASRIIKQKGDLDLYTCASGITPSGTVHIGNFREIITVDLIVRALRDRGKNVRFIYSWDDYDVFRKVPGNMPQPEVLEKYLRYPITMVPDTFGRDENYARHHEVDIETQLPRVGIHPEFLYQASRYRANRYAEGMKKALQNRELIKECLNEYRDEQHKMKPEDVYWPVAAFCCKCNKDETEILGYDGEYGVTYKCKACGHEEKGDLRTSKEFKLGWRVDWPMRWNEEKVVFEPGGKDHISPGGSYDTAKLVSKKVFGWDAPVTMKYDFVKLKGVPGKMSSSKGKVISLVDALEVYQPEVLRYIFAMNKVDHEFSISFDLDVVTIYEAYDKTERIAWGIDKAKNEDLFLKEKRIYELSQIENGMPKVQPYQIGFRLLTTLLQTYSGDIDAVIASLKDVKEEQKETLRRRCVCAWYWIKESAPDCAPDFCFTLREDGSKAEDISGEMLTAVRRVRDEVVPRLDTFAVDKECQQAMYDIATELGLESKALFTALYHALIGKDQGPRLASFFRIIGKEKLQKILSVY; encoded by the coding sequence ATGTCAGAAAGAAACGAAAAAGAACTTTGCCACTGGGCAGACCAGCAGGCTTCAAGAATTATCAAGCAGAAAGGCGACCTTGACCTTTACACCTGCGCTTCTGGAATTACACCGAGCGGAACAGTTCACATTGGAAATTTCCGCGAAATTATTACTGTAGATTTGATTGTGCGCGCCCTCCGCGACCGGGGCAAGAATGTGCGTTTTATTTATTCCTGGGACGACTACGATGTTTTCAGAAAAGTTCCGGGCAATATGCCTCAGCCGGAAGTTCTTGAAAAATATCTGCGCTATCCAATTACAATGGTTCCGGATACTTTTGGAAGGGACGAAAACTATGCGCGCCATCACGAAGTTGACATTGAAACGCAGCTTCCGCGTGTTGGAATCCATCCAGAATTTTTGTATCAGGCGAGCCGTTATCGTGCAAACCGCTACGCTGAGGGAATGAAAAAGGCGTTGCAAAACCGTGAGCTTATAAAAGAATGCCTGAACGAATACCGCGATGAGCAGCACAAAATGAAGCCGGAAGATGTTTACTGGCCAGTAGCTGCTTTCTGCTGCAAATGCAATAAAGACGAAACAGAAATTCTTGGTTACGACGGTGAGTACGGCGTTACGTATAAATGCAAGGCTTGCGGACATGAAGAAAAAGGAGATCTTCGCACTTCAAAAGAATTCAAGCTGGGCTGGCGTGTTGACTGGCCTATGAGATGGAACGAAGAAAAAGTTGTATTCGAGCCGGGCGGAAAAGACCACATTTCTCCGGGCGGAAGCTACGACACTGCAAAACTTGTAAGCAAAAAAGTTTTCGGTTGGGATGCTCCTGTTACAATGAAGTACGACTTTGTAAAACTCAAGGGCGTTCCTGGAAAAATGTCATCCTCAAAAGGAAAAGTAATTTCTCTTGTTGACGCTCTTGAAGTTTATCAGCCGGAAGTTTTGCGCTACATTTTCGCCATGAACAAAGTTGACCACGAGTTCAGTATCAGTTTTGATTTGGATGTTGTTACAATATACGAAGCTTACGACAAGACAGAGAGAATCGCCTGGGGAATCGACAAGGCAAAGAACGAAGATTTGTTCCTCAAGGAAAAACGCATTTACGAGCTTAGCCAGATTGAAAACGGAATGCCGAAAGTTCAGCCGTACCAGATTGGATTCCGCTTGCTTACAACTTTGCTTCAGACTTATTCAGGCGACATCGATGCTGTTATTGCTTCTCTCAAAGATGTAAAGGAAGAACAGAAGGAAACTTTGCGCCGCCGCTGTGTTTGCGCATGGTACTGGATAAAAGAAAGCGCTCCTGACTGCGCTCCGGATTTCTGCTTCACTTTAAGAGAAGACGGTTCTAAGGCTGAAGATATTTCGGGTGAAATGCTGACTGCTGTGCGCCGTGTGCGTGATGAAGTTGTTCCGCGCCTTGATACTTTTGCGGTTGACAAGGAATGCCAGCAGGCGATGTACGACATTGCGACAGAACTTGGACTTGAGTCAAAAGCATTGTTTACAGCTTTGTATCATGCCTTGATTGGAAAAGATCAGGGACCGCGCCTTGCAAGCTTCTTTAGGATTATCGGAAAAGAAAAACTTCAGAAAATCCTGAGCGTATACTAA
- a CDS encoding phosphoglucomutase — translation MEHNMILSASGWRKVFAESMDAEDTSPKIGEANSFLCLLIAETFAEYIISKTGKKDPAVVVATDTRPTGKEIALNVIQGLCACGIKVVFLGTAAAPEIMAYSKKHDGFLYISASHNPIGHNGIKFGLNNGGVFEAGESKKLAENFAAKCSSAGAEEHALSLAFKAQKTQVENVYAKCAKYKKKSLAAYEKFIKTVIAGSPKILFQHKLFSILKKAAQKNPLSIVCDMNGSARATSIDKKFIPESGIGFIPFNEDKIVHAIIPEPENLVHCAQKINELQKEGNKSALLGYMPDCDGDRGNIVYWNGKEAKTVPAQEVFALCVMSELAFEYWKNPDAKNLAVAVNCPTSMRIDEICASLNAKLFRAEVGEANVVNLAREKRSEGFNVRIFGEGSNGGNITYPSAVRDPVATIFALVKLLALRDTKNKIGLFHLWCKMSGQEKKYKDNFTLDDVISTLPEYTTTGVSESRAVLQVKMQDKGKLKENFKKEFISSWEEKKEQLKNEYGIASYEAFTTNGTKETAADQNWNNANGGLKVKFMDSENQPVAFIWMRPSGTEPVFRIMCDVKGNGTQEEKALLEWETELLQKADIES, via the coding sequence ATGGAACACAATATGATTTTATCGGCGTCCGGTTGGAGAAAAGTTTTTGCAGAAAGCATGGATGCGGAAGATACTTCGCCAAAAATCGGAGAAGCAAACAGTTTTCTCTGTCTTTTAATTGCAGAAACATTCGCTGAATATATAATTTCAAAGACGGGCAAAAAAGATCCGGCAGTTGTTGTGGCAACAGACACCCGCCCCACAGGAAAAGAAATCGCGCTCAATGTAATTCAAGGACTTTGCGCCTGCGGAATAAAAGTTGTTTTTCTTGGAACTGCCGCCGCCCCGGAAATCATGGCATATTCAAAAAAGCATGACGGATTCCTCTACATTTCAGCAAGCCACAATCCAATAGGACACAACGGAATAAAATTCGGTCTGAACAACGGAGGCGTTTTTGAAGCCGGGGAATCAAAAAAACTCGCGGAAAACTTTGCAGCAAAATGCAGTTCAGCCGGAGCAGAAGAACACGCGCTTTCACTTGCATTCAAGGCGCAAAAGACACAAGTTGAAAATGTGTACGCAAAATGCGCCAAGTATAAAAAAAAGTCTCTTGCCGCCTACGAAAAATTTATAAAGACCGTAATAGCCGGAAGTCCAAAAATTTTATTTCAGCATAAGCTGTTCAGCATTTTAAAAAAAGCAGCGCAGAAAAATCCACTTAGCATTGTGTGCGATATGAACGGTTCCGCCAGAGCAACTTCAATAGATAAAAAATTTATCCCGGAAAGCGGAATCGGTTTTATTCCATTCAATGAAGATAAAATTGTCCACGCAATAATTCCAGAGCCAGAAAATCTTGTGCATTGCGCGCAGAAAATCAATGAGCTTCAGAAAGAAGGAAACAAATCAGCCCTGCTTGGTTATATGCCGGACTGCGACGGCGACCGCGGAAACATTGTCTACTGGAACGGAAAAGAGGCAAAAACAGTGCCAGCACAAGAAGTGTTCGCGCTGTGTGTAATGTCGGAACTTGCATTTGAATACTGGAAAAATCCTGACGCTAAAAATCTTGCAGTAGCTGTAAACTGCCCTACTTCCATGAGAATTGACGAAATCTGCGCCAGCCTGAATGCAAAACTATTCCGCGCGGAAGTTGGAGAAGCCAATGTAGTGAACCTTGCACGTGAAAAAAGAAGCGAAGGTTTCAACGTAAGAATATTCGGGGAAGGAAGCAACGGCGGAAACATAACATACCCTTCTGCGGTAAGGGATCCAGTCGCTACAATCTTTGCGCTTGTAAAGCTTCTTGCGCTGCGGGACACAAAAAACAAGATTGGATTGTTCCATTTGTGGTGCAAGATGTCCGGCCAAGAAAAAAAATACAAAGACAACTTTACACTCGATGACGTTATTTCAACACTGCCCGAATACACAACAACTGGCGTAAGCGAAAGCCGCGCAGTTCTTCAAGTAAAAATGCAAGACAAAGGCAAGCTAAAGGAAAATTTCAAAAAAGAATTCATTTCGTCTTGGGAAGAAAAAAAAGAGCAGCTCAAAAATGAATACGGAATCGCAAGCTACGAAGCATTCACGACAAACGGCACAAAAGAAACTGCAGCCGATCAAAACTGGAACAACGCAAACGGCGGACTTAAAGTAAAATTTATGGACAGTGAAAATCAGCCAGTCGCATTTATCTGGATGCGTCCAAGCGGAACAGAGCCAGTCTTTAGAATTATGTGCGATGTAAAAGGAAACGGGACGCAAGAAGAAAAAGCCCTGCTCGAATGGGAAACAGAGCTTCTGCAAAAAGCGGACATTGAATCTTAA
- a CDS encoding Cof-type HAD-IIB family hydrolase: MAKLPSYALDVRLIALDLDDTLLDSNRKISDKNVQVLQECVRRGIYVVLCSGRAEDGILPFVRRMDIAGSEFGKFIIAINGCSVFDMHERKQIYTCSVDSSVLLKANSEAEKMGLRSEVYSPDTIFYAEETPWTRKDVDMCGLKGKVIDDYETFLREKKFPKMLVPGEPETLQVLQKKLKDELGDSAVIFTSKPYFLEILPPNCGKGESINWLADYIGIPRSSTMGFGDSMNDESMIAKCGYGVCMSNGIDYIKNAADFITEKDNDSSGVGDFIEKYVL; this comes from the coding sequence ATGGCAAAGCTTCCTTCTTACGCTCTTGATGTAAGGCTTATTGCGCTTGACTTGGACGATACTCTTTTGGATTCAAATCGGAAAATCAGTGATAAAAATGTGCAGGTGCTTCAGGAATGTGTTCGGCGCGGAATTTATGTTGTGCTTTGCTCTGGGCGTGCGGAAGATGGAATTCTGCCTTTTGTGCGCAGAATGGACATTGCGGGCAGCGAGTTTGGGAAATTCATAATTGCAATAAACGGATGCAGTGTTTTTGATATGCACGAGCGCAAGCAGATTTACACTTGCAGCGTTGATTCTTCTGTTCTTTTAAAGGCTAATTCCGAAGCTGAAAAAATGGGGCTTAGAAGTGAAGTTTATTCACCGGACACAATTTTCTATGCTGAAGAGACTCCCTGGACGCGCAAGGATGTTGATATGTGCGGTTTGAAAGGCAAAGTTATAGACGACTATGAAACTTTCCTGCGTGAAAAAAAATTTCCCAAAATGCTTGTTCCGGGCGAGCCTGAAACTCTTCAAGTGCTGCAAAAAAAACTTAAAGATGAACTTGGAGATTCTGCCGTTATTTTTACAAGCAAACCGTACTTTCTTGAAATCCTTCCGCCGAACTGCGGAAAAGGAGAATCCATCAACTGGCTTGCTGACTACATTGGAATTCCACGCTCATCTACAATGGGATTCGGAGACAGCATGAACGATGAAAGCATGATTGCAAAATGCGGCTACGGCGTGTGCATGAGCAATGGAATTGACTACATAAAAAACGCCGCTGACTTTATCACTGAAAAAGATAACGATTCAAGCGGCGTTGGCGACTTTATAGAAAAATATGTTTTGTAA
- a CDS encoding AAA family ATPase produces MNDIEELRKKMESLPAGGITAKTIKGKKYLYYQWTENGRQFSRTVKEKEAELLKAQIEERKFLQEKLKEMRNSKIPVSSAMIKKVNAYNCDVRIGESLKIFAASVSSYKKRYIYEVIKNFIYNETHDKVFILYGLRRTGKTTLVRQIIYNMLESNFSKSVFIQINSNNTLSDVNKDLKVLEAKGYKYVFIDEVTLMDDFIDGAALFSDVFATSGMKIVLSGTDSLGFIFSEDEQLYDRCILLHTTFIPFREFYDVLGIQSIDEYIKYGGTMSRSGENYNNLIFGTKQSTDEYVNTAIARNIQHSLKNYQYEDHFRNLYELYEKHELTNVINRIVEDMNHRFTIDVLTRDFKSHDFGLAQRNVRNDRNNPTDILDTVNKPKFLKNLMKALEILNKQNQTVEIKDVHRKEIKEYLDMLDLTCDIPVVSMTDLNNRVFFTVFTQPGLRYSQAESLIKSLMMDDIFKNISAIDRKRITDKILDDVKGRILEEIVLLETKKANPEKDIFKLKFAVGEFDMVVYDSENVNCKIYEIKHSKEISKEQYHHLVDTRKCEQTEFRYGKILSKVVLYRGKNSETEEGILYRNVEEYLLELGKH; encoded by the coding sequence ATGAATGACATAGAAGAACTTAGGAAAAAAATGGAATCTCTTCCAGCTGGCGGAATTACGGCAAAAACGATAAAAGGAAAAAAATATCTTTATTATCAATGGACAGAAAACGGCAGGCAGTTTTCGCGGACTGTAAAAGAAAAAGAAGCTGAGCTTTTAAAAGCTCAAATAGAAGAGAGAAAATTTTTGCAGGAAAAATTAAAGGAGATGAGGAATTCTAAAATTCCTGTTTCTTCAGCAATGATTAAAAAAGTTAATGCCTATAACTGTGATGTCAGAATTGGAGAATCTCTAAAAATTTTTGCGGCATCTGTAAGTTCTTATAAAAAACGTTATATATATGAAGTTATAAAAAATTTTATATATAATGAAACGCATGATAAGGTATTTATTCTTTATGGTCTGCGAAGAACTGGAAAAACTACTTTAGTCCGTCAGATTATTTATAATATGCTGGAAAGTAATTTTTCTAAATCAGTTTTTATTCAGATAAATTCAAATAATACGCTTTCTGATGTAAACAAGGATTTAAAAGTGCTGGAAGCTAAAGGCTATAAATATGTCTTTATTGATGAAGTTACACTGATGGATGATTTTATTGATGGAGCTGCTCTTTTTTCTGATGTTTTTGCTACTAGCGGAATGAAGATAGTTCTTTCTGGAACAGATTCTCTTGGTTTTATTTTTTCTGAAGATGAGCAGCTTTATGATCGATGCATTCTTTTGCATACAACATTTATTCCGTTTCGGGAGTTTTATGATGTTCTTGGAATTCAAAGTATTGATGAATATATTAAATATGGCGGAACGATGAGCCGCAGCGGTGAAAATTATAATAATTTAATTTTTGGTACAAAGCAGAGTACCGATGAATATGTGAATACTGCAATTGCCAGAAACATACAGCATTCGCTTAAGAATTATCAATATGAAGATCATTTTAGAAATCTCTATGAACTATATGAAAAACATGAACTGACAAATGTAATCAACAGAATTGTAGAAGATATGAATCATCGTTTTACTATTGATGTTTTGACGCGCGATTTTAAATCCCATGATTTTGGCTTGGCGCAAAGAAATGTTCGTAATGATAGAAATAATCCTACAGATATTCTTGATACTGTTAATAAACCGAAGTTCTTAAAAAATCTTATGAAGGCTTTGGAGATTTTAAATAAACAGAATCAGACTGTAGAAATCAAGGATGTTCATCGCAAGGAAATTAAAGAATACTTGGATATGCTAGATTTGACTTGTGATATTCCTGTTGTTTCTATGACTGATTTGAATAATAGAGTTTTTTTTACTGTTTTTACTCAGCCAGGCTTGCGTTATTCGCAGGCGGAATCTCTTATAAAAAGCCTTATGATGGATGACATTTTTAAAAATATTTCCGCAATTGATAGAAAAAGAATTACAGATAAAATTCTTGATGATGTAAAAGGTCGTATTCTTGAGGAAATTGTTTTGCTGGAAACTAAAAAAGCTAATCCTGAAAAGGATATATTTAAACTTAAATTCGCTGTAGGTGAATTTGATATGGTTGTATATGATTCTGAAAATGTTAACTGTAAAATATATGAGATTAAGCACAGCAAAGAAATTTCCAAAGAGCAGTACCATCATCTTGTCGATACAAGAAAATGTGAACAGACAGAATTTCGCTATGGTAAAATTTTGAGTAAGGTAGTTTTATATAGAGGAAAAAACTCAGAAACAGAAGAGGGAATTTTGTATAGGAATGTGGAGGAATATCTTTTAGAACTTGGCAAACATTAA
- the ettA gene encoding energy-dependent translational throttle protein EttA, producing the protein MAKTVDDKKIIYTMDRVSRAYGTKVVLKDISISYYYGAKIGVIGENGAGKSSLFKILAGVDNDFTGETHLLPGFTMGYLEQEPQLEAGKTVKEIVMEGVKPITDLLAEFDKVNEAFGDPDADFDKLCARQAELQEKLDAADAWNLDTNLELAMDALRCPPADQVVDVLSGGERRRVALCRLLLQQPDILLLDEPTNHLDAETVAWLERHLRDYKGTIIAITHDRYFLDNVAGWILEMDRGEGYPFKGNYSEWLEAKEKRLEQEEKQASVRQREMKEELEWIHAGAKGRQAKHKEHITKYEQLLAEEQKRVQLKDSQISIPAGPRLGSLVIEASGLTKSFGDKLLFENLDFAIPAGAVVGVVGPNGAGKTTLFKMLAKATTGEGEETPDSGTIKVGDTVKLVYVDQMRSKLDPNKTVLELLSGGADLIKLGAVDEKGRPVNGALREVNAHAYCSWFNFNGAEQNKKISVLSGGEKNRLNMGLMFKEAGNVLLLDEPTNDLDISTTRSLEEAINSFAGCVLVISHDRYFLDRICTHILAFENNSEVKWFEGNWSEYVEWKKNVLGIDDDHPHKTMYRKLTR; encoded by the coding sequence ATGGCAAAGACTGTAGACGATAAGAAAATTATTTACACAATGGATCGGGTTTCCCGCGCTTACGGGACTAAAGTTGTTCTTAAAGACATAAGCATTTCATATTATTACGGAGCAAAAATCGGCGTTATTGGTGAAAACGGCGCAGGTAAGTCTTCTTTATTTAAAATTCTTGCGGGAGTTGACAATGATTTTACAGGCGAAACTCATCTGCTTCCTGGATTCACAATGGGATATTTGGAGCAGGAACCTCAGCTTGAAGCAGGCAAGACTGTAAAAGAAATTGTAATGGAAGGCGTAAAGCCGATTACAGATTTGCTTGCTGAATTCGACAAAGTGAACGAGGCATTTGGAGACCCTGATGCTGACTTTGACAAGCTTTGCGCAAGACAGGCTGAGCTTCAGGAAAAACTTGATGCTGCGGATGCATGGAATTTGGACACAAATCTTGAGCTTGCAATGGACGCGTTAAGATGTCCGCCAGCTGACCAAGTTGTTGATGTTCTTTCTGGAGGTGAACGTCGCCGTGTTGCTTTGTGCCGCCTTCTTCTTCAGCAGCCTGATATTCTGCTTTTGGACGAACCTACTAACCACCTTGACGCAGAAACTGTTGCCTGGCTTGAACGCCACCTTCGCGACTACAAAGGCACAATTATTGCGATTACTCACGACCGCTACTTCCTTGACAATGTTGCCGGATGGATTCTTGAAATGGACAGAGGTGAAGGATATCCGTTTAAAGGAAACTATTCTGAATGGCTTGAAGCAAAAGAAAAGCGACTTGAGCAGGAAGAAAAGCAGGCTTCTGTCCGTCAGCGCGAAATGAAAGAAGAGCTTGAATGGATTCACGCAGGTGCAAAAGGTCGCCAGGCAAAACACAAGGAGCATATCACAAAGTACGAGCAGCTTTTGGCGGAAGAGCAGAAACGTGTTCAGCTTAAAGACAGCCAGATTTCAATTCCGGCAGGACCTCGTCTTGGAAGCCTTGTAATTGAAGCGAGCGGGCTTACAAAATCGTTTGGCGACAAGCTCCTTTTTGAAAACCTTGACTTTGCAATTCCGGCTGGTGCTGTTGTTGGTGTTGTAGGACCTAACGGCGCGGGAAAAACTACTTTGTTTAAAATGCTTGCAAAGGCCACCACAGGTGAAGGAGAAGAAACTCCGGATTCCGGCACGATAAAAGTAGGCGACACTGTAAAGCTTGTGTATGTGGATCAGATGAGAAGCAAGCTTGACCCGAACAAGACAGTTCTTGAGCTTCTTTCTGGAGGAGCTGACCTTATAAAGCTTGGCGCGGTGGACGAAAAAGGACGTCCTGTAAATGGAGCGTTGCGCGAAGTGAATGCCCATGCTTATTGCTCTTGGTTCAACTTTAACGGCGCGGAACAGAACAAGAAAATCAGCGTGCTTTCCGGCGGAGAAAAAAACAGGCTGAACATGGGGCTTATGTTCAAGGAAGCGGGAAATGTTTTGCTTTTGGACGAGCCTACAAACGACCTTGATATTTCTACAACGCGTTCGCTTGAAGAGGCCATCAACAGTTTTGCTGGCTGTGTTCTTGTAATCAGCCACGACCGCTACTTCCTTGACCGTATCTGTACTCACATTCTTGCGTTTGAAAACAACAGCGAAGTCAAATGGTTTGAAGGCAACTGGAGTGAATACGTAGAATGGAAGAAAAACGTCCTTGGAATTGACGATGACCATCCTCACAAAACCATGTACCGCAAGCTCACAAGGTAA
- a CDS encoding TM1812 family CRISPR-associated protein encodes MKKIVFATIPMQEIKEGIVYKSEENKVIEYEKPVLFTVDSLLAKTLEKGDEVKVVRIVTEGKFSDDNLKLQKDELDKINSEIGADISYVEVREAYRETNQVLHSRFRQLVNSLETGCEIYTDMTFGPKTLTPVLFYVLGFAEKFFDADIKNIVYGKVAFDKNKHPVPDTAEIFDVTSLYYLNSMASVMKAPDGASALAMLNTLFEL; translated from the coding sequence ATGAAAAAGATTGTATTCGCAACAATTCCCATGCAGGAAATAAAAGAAGGCATTGTCTACAAATCTGAAGAAAACAAGGTGATTGAGTATGAAAAGCCCGTTCTTTTTACAGTGGACTCTCTGCTTGCAAAAACGCTTGAAAAAGGTGATGAGGTCAAGGTTGTAAGAATTGTTACTGAAGGAAAATTTTCTGATGATAATCTGAAGCTCCAAAAAGATGAGCTTGACAAAATCAATTCTGAAATCGGGGCTGATATTTCCTATGTCGAGGTGAGGGAGGCATATAGGGAGACAAATCAGGTCTTGCATTCAAGGTTCAGGCAGCTGGTGAATTCGCTTGAGACTGGCTGTGAAATTTATACGGACATGACTTTTGGACCTAAGACTTTAACGCCGGTTCTGTTCTATGTGCTTGGATTTGCGGAGAAATTCTTTGATGCGGATATTAAGAACATTGTTTATGGAAAGGTGGCTTTTGATAAAAACAAACATCCTGTTCCTGATACCGCCGAAATTTTTGATGTTACATCACTGTACTACCTGAATTCCATGGCTTCTGTAATGAAAGCTCCGGACGGAGCGTCTGCACTGGCAATGCTCAACACTTTGTTTGAGCTTTAG